A segment of the Xenorhabdus bovienii SS-2004 genome:
GTTTTATATGTCAGAACCGGCTTAAGCCGCGCTATCAATTTCACCAGCCCCGATTGCAGCATAGCATCCATCACGCCGCCTATAGGTTTATAAGCCTCTGGAGCTTCCTGAAAAATCAGTTGTTTATCCAGGCAAATCACACGACTGCCAAATGCTGTACGAGAGAGCTGTTCTGCATTGTAACGCCCGGTTAAACGTGCTTTACACTCACCACGCATCCATTTCCGCCCCGCACCATGTGCAAGAGAAAAGAGACTGCGATCACTGGCCAGTGGCTGAACCAAATAGCTGGTAGTGACATATTTATATTATTACAAACAGATATAGCCATCTGTTTTCATAGATGACTATACCCGTCGTCATTGAAGATGCTTGATTTTTCATTTGTATCAGATCATGATTGCGCCCATGAAAATTAATCTAACAGATGCCCAAAAAGACGCCCTCGAATTGATGCATGATACGACTCGCGATGGACGAGTACGTGACCGCATCAAGGCCGTGCTTTTGGCCTCAGAAGGCTGGACTGCCCAGATGATTGCTCAGGCTTTGCGGATCCATGAAAGTACGGTGAGCCGCCATCTGAAAGATTACTTCTCTGAGGAAAAACTCGCCCCTGAAAATGGGGGCTCTGAAAGCCGTTTGTCTGCCGAACAAACAACAGAATTAGTTGAGTATCTGATGGCAAATTTGATGCACACTACCGCACAAATTGTGGCCTATGTTCGGGCACGATGGCAGGTGACTTTCACTGTCGCAGGAATGACGAAATGGCTTCACCGTCAAGGTTTCAGCTACAAGAAGCCAATGGGTGCTCCGCATAAATTTGATGCGGATAAACAGCAACAGTTTATTGAAACCTACAACGCGCTGAAAGAAGAATGTGGCCAGAATGCGCCTATTTTATTTATTGATGCGGTTCACCCGACCCTGTCCACAAAATTAAGTTATGGCTGGATGAAGAGCGGGCGGAAGCACGTCAAAGTGGTTGAAACCACAGGCAGTCGTACTCGACTCAACATCATGGGTGCCCTTAATTTACAACGGATTGAAGAGACTATTGTTCGTGAATATCCGACGATTAACGCGAAAAATGTCGTCCTTTTTTTCGGCTCAATCCGGGAAACCTATCCACTTTCGCAAAAAATCCACATTATTCTGGATGGTGCGGGTTATCACCGTTCCGGAGTCGTCCAATTTTTTGCCGAGGTTTTGAATATTGAGTTGCACTACCTGCCGCCTTACAGCCCTAATCTCAACCCGATTGAGCGATTATGGAAGTATGTGAATGAGCAGGTACGAAACAATGTCTATTTTCCGGATACCAAAACATTCCGTGAAACGCTGCGCCACTTTTTTCATGTCACATTGCCAGAAAAAGCGAAAGAACTCACCACTCGGTTGACTGATAACTTCCAGATTTTAAAACCCGCATCTTCAAGTTAATTGCGTATATATCTATAGTGATTACAAGTGAATTCGACTTTAATAATTATTTAATTATATCTTACAAAATTAATTACATGATGGATTATGTGTTTTGTGATTTAACGCCCCGTGCTTAATGAGTAATTTTTGCATTTCTTCTAAATTACGCTCACAGGCATAGGTTAATGCGCTTTGATCATAAGAATACATACTTTTATCATCCGTTATCGTAAATAGATTCAGATTCGCACCCTGCTCAACCAGGTATTTTACTGTCTCAATTCTATTATTGCTTGCTGCGATCATTACCGGTGTTTCGCCGTCATCCTCAATAGTTTGATCATTTAAATCAAGTTCATGTTTCATTAGGTTATGTATTTTCTTCACTATGTTGGTATTTTTACCTAAAATTGCCGATTTTAAGGTATGATGAACATCTCTTGTGTCTGTCGCCCACAAATTAGCTTTCTTTGATATTAAATAATCCACTATATCTTCATAACCAATAAAGGCAGCCCAACCCAGTGCGGTTTGATTTAAGCTACCGGTATCTTTGGCTTCAATATCCTGACCACTCTCAACCATTTTTTTGACGGTTTCAAAATCACCTTGCTTAATAGCATCAAACCACTTGCTGTTTTCTCCGGTAGAAGGCTCTTCATAAAAAACTCTATACGATAACCTTTCTGGGTTAGCCAGATCGACCATCTCCACATAATCCAGCCTGAATTTCTTGTACTTATCCGGATTATTCTCATTTAATACTTGAGCATTAACATTAATCGAAGTAAATAGTAACGTAAAAATCATTATTAT
Coding sequences within it:
- a CDS encoding IS630 family transposase, encoding MKINLTDAQKDALELMHDTTRDGRVRDRIKAVLLASEGWTAQMIAQALRIHESTVSRHLKDYFSEEKLAPENGGSESRLSAEQTTELVEYLMANLMHTTAQIVAYVRARWQVTFTVAGMTKWLHRQGFSYKKPMGAPHKFDADKQQQFIETYNALKEECGQNAPILFIDAVHPTLSTKLSYGWMKSGRKHVKVVETTGSRTRLNIMGALNLQRIEETIVREYPTINAKNVVLFFGSIRETYPLSQKIHIILDGAGYHRSGVVQFFAEVLNIELHYLPPYSPNLNPIERLWKYVNEQVRNNVYFPDTKTFRETLRHFFHVTLPEKAKELTTRLTDNFQILKPASSS
- a CDS encoding ankyrin repeat domain-containing protein → MKKIIMIFTLLFTSINVNAQVLNENNPDKYKKFRLDYVEMVDLANPERLSYRVFYEEPSTGENSKWFDAIKQGDFETVKKMVESGQDIEAKDTGSLNQTALGWAAFIGYEDIVDYLISKKANLWATDTRDVHHTLKSAILGKNTNIVKKIHNLMKHELDLNDQTIEDDGETPVMIAASNNRIETVKYLVEQGANLNLFTITDDKSMYSYDQSALTYACERNLEEMQKLLIKHGALNHKTHNPSCN